Proteins encoded within one genomic window of Triticum aestivum cultivar Chinese Spring chromosome 2D, IWGSC CS RefSeq v2.1, whole genome shotgun sequence:
- the LOC123054591 gene encoding uncharacterized protein: MAAAAAPASSSSSPGWDFTCNFEVDYGSEEHASIVYKTLAVDKELQPDKVRREMTVSGGKLLVRFEAVEARFLRASFSAFVDLMVLITKLVEEYGVSKEEHS; the protein is encoded by the exons ATGGCTGCTGCCGCCGCGCcagcctcctcttcttcctcccctggCTGGGACTTCACCTG CAACTTTGAAGTTGATTATGGATCTGAAGAACACGCTTCCATTGTCTACAAGACATTAGCTGTTGACAAGGAG TTGCAGCCAGATAAGGTCAGGAGGGAGATGACTGTTTCTGGTGGCAAGCTCCTCGT GCGCTTTGAAGCAGTAGAGGCTCGGTTTCTGCGAGCGTCATTCAGCGCATTTGTCGACCTTATGGTACTTATCACAAAGCTTGTCGAAGAATACGGCGTAAGCAAGGAAGAGCATTCCTGA
- the LOC123054590 gene encoding probable receptor-like protein kinase At1g30570 → MLRMRILVLAAVSIVFANLQFLKAHGRELFLSCGSNATADADGRRWIGDMAPGLNFTLSSPGIAALLAGSSNGSEIMAPVYRSARFFTTTSWYDFSLLPGNYCVRLHFFPSTFRNFSANGSVFDVVANDFKLVSKFNVSEEIVWRNSVSNSAATAVVKEYFLAVNSSRLQIEFDPRPGSFAFVNAIEVMLTPDNSFNGTVNKVGGVDAHIPPELSGRAVETMYRLNIGGPALASSHDQYLHRPWYTDEAFMFSANVALIVSNTSAIKYVSSNDSSIAPIDVYETARIMGNNMVMDKRFNVTWRFLVHPNFDYLVRLHFCELVYDKPSQRIFKIYINNKTAAENYDVYNRAGGINKAYHEDYFDSLPQQVDSLWLQLGPDSMTSASGTDALLNGLEIFKLSRSGNLDYVLGHIDMGNKRGRSKGRSRIGLWEEVGIGSAAFVALASVALFSWCYVRRKRKAVNEEVPAGWHPLVLHEAMKSTTDARASKKAPLARNSSSIGHRMGRRFSIADIRAATKNFDESLVIGSGGFGKVYKGEVDDGITVAIKRANPLCGQGLKEFETEIEMLSKLRHRHLVAMIGYCEEQKEMILVYEYMAKGTLRSHLYGSGLPPLTWKQRIDACIGAARGLHYLHTGADRGIIHRDVKTTNILLDKNFVAKIADFGLSKTGPTLDQTHVSTAIRGSFGYLDPEYFRRQQLTQKSDVYSFGVVLFEVACARPVIDPSVPKDQINLAEWAMRWQRQRSLEAIADPRLDGDYSPESLKKFGDIAEKCLADDGRTRPSMGEVLWHLEYVLQLHEAYKRNVDCESFGSSELGFADMSFSMPHIREGEEEHHPKKSGIREDSAP, encoded by the coding sequence ATGCTCCGGATGAGGATACTCGTGCTGGCCGCTGTGAGCATCGTGTTCGCCAACCTGCAGTTCTTGAAGGCTCACGGGAGGGAGCTGTTTCTGAGCTGCGGCTCCAACGCCACCGCCGATGCCGATGGCCGGAGATGGATCGGCGACATGGCCCCTGGCCTGAATTTCACTCTGAGCAGCCCGGGAATCGCTGCTCTGCTGGCCGGGAGCAGCAATGGCAGTGAAATCATGGCGCCGGTGTACCGCTCCGCGCGCTTCTTTACCACCACATCTTGGTATGACTTCAGCCTGCTGCCGGGGAACTACTGCGTCAGGCTGCATTTCTTCCCGTCCACATTCAGGAATTTCAGTGCAAACGGTTCAGTGTTTGATGTCGTCGCCAATGACTTCAAGCTGGTGTCCAAGTTTAACGTGTCGGAGGAGATTGTTTGGAGAAACTCAGTGAGCAATTCAGCTGCCACTGCGGTTGTCAAGGAGTACTTTCTTGCAGTCAATAGTTCTCGCCTGCAGATCGAGTTTGATCCAAGGCCCGGTTCATTTGCATTTGTGAATGCGATCGAGGTGATGCTCACTCCAGATAATTCCTTCAACGGCACGGTGAACAAAGTTGGTGGTGTGGATGCACACATTCCTCCTGAATTAAGCGGCCGAGCTGTCGAGACCATGTATCGGCTGAACATTGGAGGGCCTGCACTTGCATCTTCACATGATCAGTATCTTCATAGACCATGGTACACTGATGAAGCATTCATGTTTTCTGCCAATGTTGCTTTGATTGTGTCCAATACTTCAGCCATAAAGTATGTCTCAAGCAACGACTCCTCAATTGCTCCCATCGATGTCTATGAGACCGCAAGAATCATGGGCAACAACATGGTCATGGACAAGCGGTTCAATGTGACATGGCGGTTCTTGGTCCACCCCAATTTTGATTACTTGGTCCGCCTTCATTTTTGTGAGCTTGTCTATGACAAGCCCAGCCAGAGGATCTtcaagatctacatcaacaacaaGACAGCTGCTGAGAACTATGATGTGTACAACAGGGCCGGAGGTATTAACAAGGCATATCATGAAGACTACTTTGATAGTTTGCCGCAGCAGGTAGACTCACTCTGGCTTCAGCTAGGCCCAGACTCCATGACCAGTGCTTCAGGTACCGATGCACTTCTCAATGGTTTGGAGATATTCAAGCTCAGCAGGAGTGGCAACCTTGATTATGTGCTTGGTCATATTGATATGGGCAACAAAAGGGGGCGTTCCAAGGGTCGGAGCAGGATAGGTTTATGGGAAGAAGTTGGTATTGGCTCGGCCGCTTTTGTGGCACTGGCAAGTGTTGCTCTGTTCTCATGGTGCTATGTAAGGAGGAAACGAAAAGCTGTTAACGAGGAGGTCCCTGCTGGTTGGCACCCTCTGGTCCTCCATGAGGCTATGAAAAGCACTACAGATGCCCGCGCATCCAAGAAAGCACCCTTGGCACGCAATTCATCTTCCATTGGTCATAGGATGGGCAGACGATTCAGCATTGCAGATATTAGAGCTGCCACAAAAAACTTTGACGAGTCATTGGTCATTGGTTCTGGAGGTTTTGGCAAGGTTTACAAGGGTGAGGTCGATGATGGCATTACAGTCGCAATCAAGCGTGCAAATCCATTATGTGGTCAGGGACTGAAAGAATTTGAAACAGAGATCGAGATGCTCTCCAAGCTTAGGCACCGGCACCTTGTTGCGATGATTGGCTATTGTGAAGAGCAGAAGGAGATGATTCTGGTCTATGAATACATGGCCAAGGGGACATTGCGAAGCCATCTCTATGGAAGTGGCCTACCACCTTTGACATGGAAGCAACGGATTGATGCCTGCATTGGTGCGGCCAGGGGCCTTCACTACCTCCACACGGGAGCAGATCGGGGTATAATTCATAGGGATGTTAAGACTACTAACATCCTGTTGGACAAGAACTTTGTTGCAAAAATAGCAGATTTTGGGTTGTCGAAAACTGGACCAACACTGGACCAGACCCATGTTAGTACAGCAATCAGGGGTAGCTTCGGGTATCTTGATCCAGAGTACTTCCGGAGGCAGCAATTGACACAAAAATCTGATGTGTATTCTTTTGGTGTGGTGCTCTTTGAAGTTGCTTGTGCCAGGCCGGTTATAGACCCTTCAGTGCCGAAGGATCAAATCAACTTGGCAGAATGGGCTATGAGATGGCAGCGTCAGCGTTCACTGGAAGCAATAGCGGATCCACGGCTGGATGGTGACTACTCGCCAGAATCCTTGAAGAAGTTTGGTGATATCGCGGAGAAGTGTCTTGCTGATGATGGGAGAACCAGGCCATCAATGGGTGAGGTCTTGTGGCACCTGGAGTATGTGCTGCAGCTCCATGAAGCTTACAAACGCAATGTGGATTGCGAGTCATTTGGAAGCAGTGAACTGGGGTTTGCTGATATGTCTTTTAGCATGCCTCACatcagagagggagaagaggagcatCACCCAAAGAAATCAGGTATCAGAGAAGATTCAGCCCCTTGA